ATCAGATGGTGTTCGTATTTATCACGATAATTCCAAAGACTTTTCGGCAAATGTTGTGGTAGCAGATAAGACAAACTTTGCATGAGTTTATCGCTAAGATCTGTCGGTAAAAAACGACTTTTTTTCGCAATACGATCTATTTTCGCTTTTAATGTGAACAGGCGTGGAAGTTGATGCGTACCAAATTTTTTGATGACCCAAAACGTATCTTTCCCATATTTTGCTGCGATATCAAAGGCATCACGATGAATATATTCGCCGGAAATTGGCAATTGTTCAAAGTTGGCAAGCATATGACGACGTAATTCATTAAGCACAGCAGTTTGATTTGTGCCAATATAAAATACAGCAGTATTTTTTTCCAGTGGAAATGTGTCTAAACGCACAGCAAAAATCGCCAATTTGCCGGCACTACCAGAGGCTTCATAATGACGAGCCGGATCGGCATTAAAACGCGCCGGCGTATCTTCATCAATTTGGCGCACGTGGTGACAATAGCAATGATCATGCCCTTTAGCATAATCTTGTTGAATATCTTTAGCTTGATAGTATTGATTTTCTAAATTGTTTAATATTTCTTCCGGTTCATCACCAAGATAAATACCAAGGTGATTTTTTAATTCTAATTCGCCTTGTTCATTAAGTTGTGCATACAATGCCATTTCCGTATAAGCCGGACCTCGTTGCACCAATGCACCGCCAGAGTTATTGCAGATCCCACCGATAACTGAAGCACCAATACAAGAAGAACCAATCACTGAATGCGGTTCACGGTCATGCGATTTGAGTTGGTTTTCTAATTCATTTAAGGTAGACCCAGGTAAGCAAATCACTTGATTGGCGTGATTAATTAATTGAATACCGCTCATGCGCATAACATTAATAATCACAATATCGCGATCATAATCATTACCACTCGGTGTTGAACCACCGGTCAACCCTGTATTTGCTGCTTGTGTTATCACAATAACATCAGCCGCAACACAAATTTTTAATATTCGCCAAAATTCCACTAAAGAGCCGGGGCGCAGTACTGCGATAGCATTTCCTGTGCCAAAACGATATCCATTACGATAAGATTCGGTTTTATCCGGATCGGTAATAATATGGCGAGCTCCGACAATTTGGGTGAGGGCAGTAATTAATTGCTGTGTTTGCATAATGCTATCCTTATTTTAGGGCTAATTTGTAACATTATTATAACAATACCTTATACGAAAGTTTTAGATTAAGCGCAAAAATGTGAGCAACTTAACAAAAAATCTATTTTTTATTTAATAAGTCTTTTAAGCCCGCTTTCATTTCCGACATTTGATTTTCATATAGCGCCTTGCTTTCCCGCTCATCAATCATATAGGAAATGGTTTCCGATAGGGTCATTTTCATTTTACGGGAATATTTTGACAAACGAAGCCATACCGCATATTCCAAATCAATGGATTTTTTCTTGGTCGTTTGTTTTTCTGCGTTAAAAAAACGTTTTCGACGTGCGCGAATGGCTTGATCTAGTTTGACGATTAATTCTTCGGATAAATGTTGTTCAATCCATTCTTCAATTTGCACTGGTTGATGTTGGCTGGCAATAAATTGTTGAGTCATGCTTTCTTGCAAGCTACGTTCCGGATAACGAGTAATATTTTCTCCGTCACGGGCTTTTTTGGTTAAATATACCCATTTCCAATTGGCTTCTTGATTTTCCAGTTTTTGGTATTTCATCGCATTTCTCTTATTTTTGTCTAATTTAGTGACGTGGTAACGTAAATTATCATACGCCTATTTATCCGCTTTTTCTAGTAAATTTTACAGCGGAATTCACGGAAATATGCGATAATATTTCTTTTTAAAATGCTAACTGAAAGAGAATAAGAGTGACTTTATCTTTGGCAACCGAACAAAAACTGGATTGGCAAGATCTTACGCCAACCCTGAATATTCAAGAGCAACCCGGCGAATTTTCTGATTTTTTTACCTTGCAACCCGCGGCATCTTTGGCAATAAAACATTTTTTGCAAAATAAGCACCGCACTTTATTGGTACTAAAAGCCGATGATCAAACGGAATATGCCAAATTATTGGAAAAACACGTACAATCGTTGCAAGCACCGAATTTGCCAATCTCTGGCGTACGTTATGTTATCGAACAAGGCGACAGTTTTTCTTTTCCGTCTATTTATATCGAACCGGCACAATCTCTTGATGACAATTTTGCGGCACAAAAATCAGTGGCAACTGCGTTGTATTTCGATCAAAGTCAATTGTTCGGCACAGTAAGGGTACACCCAAGTTCACAAGATATTCAATTAAGCGCTGGTTTAGTACATCAATTGAATAATGGCGTATTAATTTTGAGCGCGGCAGCATTTTTGTCGCAATTGGATTTGTGGCAACGCTTAAAACAGCTTTTATTAAGCAAAACCTTTAGTTGGTACTCTTTACATCCTTATAAATCGTTACCTTGTCACATTCCAGATTGTCCGTTATCGTTGAAAGTCATTTTATTAGGCAACCGCGAAGAATTGGCATTATTAAACGAAGTGGACGAGGAACTTTATCATTGGGCGGATTATGCGGAAATTGAAAGCTATTTCACCTTAAATAATGTACAAGATCCGCAATTATGGCGTGATTATGTGATGAATTTGGCAAAACAAGCCGGGTTGCCTAATCTTATTGAGGATGGGGTAAATAAACTTTATCAGCTGTTGGTTCGACAAAGTGAAAGCCGCAGTTTGATTAGCATTTCTCCGTTAAAATTAACCGCACTTTTGGCAGATGCAGCTGCGTTTAGCCAAGATAATCAATTAAGTGCGGTCGTTTTTGAACAATATTTTTTGCAAAAATATCAACAACATGGCTTTTTGCGTGAGCAAACTTACGGAGAAATTCTAAATGAACAGGTGTTTGTTGCCACCGATGGAGAAATGGTGGGACAAATTAATGGCTTGTCAGTGGTGGAATATCAGGGAACGCCGATTTCGTTTGGCGAACCCTCGCGTATTAGCTGTATTGTGCAGTTTGGTGATGGTGAAGTGGTTGATGTAGAACGTAAAAATGAACTCGCCGGCAACTTGCATAGTAAAGGATTGATGATTGCGGAAAGTTGCTTGGCGAATATTTTGGAATTTGCGTCACAATTGCCTTTTTCTGCCTCTATTGTATTTGAGCAATCTTATGCAGAAATTGATGGCGATAGCGCTTCGCTTGCCAGTTTTTGTGTATTAACCAGTGCGTTGGCGGATTTACCTTTGCCACAGTCTATTGCGGTAACCGGCGCTATTGATCAATTTGGCTTGGTGCATTCTGTTGGTGGAGTGAATGATAAAATTGAAGGCTTTTTTACTTTGTGTGAACGTCGCGGTTTAACCGGTTCGCAAGGGGTTATCATTCCAAGTGCAACGATACATCAGTTGAGTTTGTCTGAGGCGGTTGTCAATGCGGTGAAAAATCATCAATTTTCTATTTGGGTAGTTGAAGATGTGTATCAAGCCTGTGAAATTTTATTCCAGCGACATTTGGTTGAAGAAGAAAATATGGATTATTCTGCGGATAACCAACCGCTTTCCCGTTTAATTCAACAACGTATTGAATTGCGTTCCGAGCAACAGCAAAAAGGCGGTTGGTTGAGACGAGTATTTTTGGGGCGTTAGTGGGTCTTGTTGGTCGATTTCTCAATTTTTCAATAAAAAGCACGGTTTGAATAACCGTGCTTAGACCGCTGATGATAGGTTGTTTGTTGATATAAGAAACTGCTAAAAAGCTTGATGAATATAGGGATATTCATTAATTAGCACTGAAACTTCCTTTATCAAAGAAAGATATTTTTTCATATTTCCTTATCGCACAAAGCATTAAATAGCGTGTTTCGCTTTAATTTCATTCCAAGATAACTTGTAGTAAAACCAATATTTTTCGCGTAAAAGTACAGTGTAAGGATGAGATATCCATGGTTTGTAAGGTGTCGTGTAATGAATTATTTTAGGTGGATTTAATGTTATTTCTTGCGGGTATTTTGCAAAGACAATATCATGCGTTTCAAAACCACTGTGAATAATTCCAACTTGATAATTATATATTTTATCTAATGCTCTCCATTTTCCTTTCAGAACAATATTTAAAACATCCTGATCTGGATATAACATCCTTGAATATTCTAATGTCATATCTACTAATATATTTTTTAAATTGTGTTGTTGCCATAATTTATTATTAATCAGTAAGACGCCTGAATTGAAATAAGGCTTCATATCAGGGAACTCGAAATAAGCATGAGGCGCAAGATGATTAAGGCACATATCATCAACCGCAAGAGCAAAATTATCTCCAAAATCTGAAAAATACATATTCTCAATATTATCATCCACAACAATATCACTATCTAGATATAAAACTCGCTCTTCGGGTATATTTGGAACTGCATAACGATAAAAAGCAGGCTTATTTATTGCATCAACAAATTTTTCTGAAAATAGGGGATCCTTAGTGATATTTATTGGAATAATTTCAGCATTAAGATCTGTCAAAAGATGATTAAGATAATCAAACCACTCTGCTACATAATCCTTATGAATAAGATAGAAACGAATATTACGATGATGGTAACAAAGAGATTTAATTAAAGTAATAACTTGCTCTGAATAACCAATATCTGCGACTAAAGCGATATTAATTGTTTGGTTTGTTTGTTTGTTTGTTTGTTTGTTTGTTTGGCATGAATTATCCTTTAATAAATTGTTTTTATAAAGTTTTTTTTTCGTCTTGACGAGTCCCCTAAAGATCTGGAGTTACCAGCACCATTGTAAGTCATGGGCTTGTCTAGGTGGGTTCTTGTTGCCGATTACTATTGTATTCTGATTAAAACAAGGAAAGTATAGATAAAACTAGTCATAATAGCAATTCAATAGCATGTAATCTTGAGTTCATATTGGGAGTATGAAGATAACATTTATTATTTTGTTCTATACAAAAGTGCGGTCGTTTTTTGTTTTATTTTAACTGATCCGATAAGTTTAGCTAACAGTTGTTAGCTATATCTTATTTTTCGCAATGCTGTTATACTGCTTGCAAGTTAACGCATTTAGCGTAAATAAATTTGATTGAGAGGATTTAAATAAATGAACAACTGTACACCAAACAAAAA
This sequence is a window from [Pasteurella] mairii. Protein-coding genes within it:
- the dld gene encoding D-lactate dehydrogenase; its protein translation is MQTQQLITALTQIVGARHIITDPDKTESYRNGYRFGTGNAIAVLRPGSLVEFWRILKICVAADVIVITQAANTGLTGGSTPSGNDYDRDIVIINVMRMSGIQLINHANQVICLPGSTLNELENQLKSHDREPHSVIGSSCIGASVIGGICNNSGGALVQRGPAYTEMALYAQLNEQGELELKNHLGIYLGDEPEEILNNLENQYYQAKDIQQDYAKGHDHCYCHHVRQIDEDTPARFNADPARHYEASGSAGKLAIFAVRLDTFPLEKNTAVFYIGTNQTAVLNELRRHMLANFEQLPISGEYIHRDAFDIAAKYGKDTFWVIKKFGTHQLPRLFTLKAKIDRIAKKSRFLPTDLSDKLMQSLSYLLPQHLPKSLWNYRDKYEHHLILKMGGKGVQEAKTYLQQYFSDKQKGDYFECNALETQAAMLHRFAVASAAIRYRAIHSDQVEDIVALDVALRRNDQEWFEKLPTEIDHKISHKLYYGHFMCHVFHQDYIIKKGHDCLALEHQMWDLLDQRGAQYPAEHNVGHLYKAKPELRKFYKSLDPTNSFNPGIGQTTKKKYWQE
- the matP gene encoding Ter macrodomain organiser, MatS-binding protein, MatP, with amino-acid sequence MKYQKLENQEANWKWVYLTKKARDGENITRYPERSLQESMTQQFIASQHQPVQIEEWIEQHLSEELIVKLDQAIRARRKRFFNAEKQTTKKKSIDLEYAVWLRLSKYSRKMKMTLSETISYMIDERESKALYENQMSEMKAGLKDLLNKK
- a CDS encoding putative Lon protease, producing MTLSLATEQKLDWQDLTPTLNIQEQPGEFSDFFTLQPAASLAIKHFLQNKHRTLLVLKADDQTEYAKLLEKHVQSLQAPNLPISGVRYVIEQGDSFSFPSIYIEPAQSLDDNFAAQKSVATALYFDQSQLFGTVRVHPSSQDIQLSAGLVHQLNNGVLILSAAAFLSQLDLWQRLKQLLLSKTFSWYSLHPYKSLPCHIPDCPLSLKVILLGNREELALLNEVDEELYHWADYAEIESYFTLNNVQDPQLWRDYVMNLAKQAGLPNLIEDGVNKLYQLLVRQSESRSLISISPLKLTALLADAAAFSQDNQLSAVVFEQYFLQKYQQHGFLREQTYGEILNEQVFVATDGEMVGQINGLSVVEYQGTPISFGEPSRISCIVQFGDGEVVDVERKNELAGNLHSKGLMIAESCLANILEFASQLPFSASIVFEQSYAEIDGDSASLASFCVLTSALADLPLPQSIAVTGAIDQFGLVHSVGGVNDKIEGFFTLCERRGLTGSQGVIIPSATIHQLSLSEAVVNAVKNHQFSIWVVEDVYQACEILFQRHLVEEENMDYSADNQPLSRLIQQRIELRSEQQQKGGWLRRVFLGR
- the gspA_1 gene encoding glycosyl transferase, family 8 protein is translated as MTDLNAEIIPINITKDPLFSEKFVDAINKPAFYRYAVPNIPEERVLYLDSDIVVDDNIENMYFSDFGDNFALAVDDMCLNHLAPHAYFEFPDMKPYFNSGVLLINNKLWQQHNLKNILVDMTLEYSRMLYPDQDVLNIVLKGKWRALDKIYNYQVGIIHSGFETHDIVFAKYPQEITLNPPKIIHYTTPYKPWISHPYTVLLREKYWFYYKLSWNEIKAKHAI